The genomic interval ATAAAGACCGGCCTTACTGCAAAAGAAGTTGCTGATATGATACACGCACATCCAACACTTGCTGAGGGACTGATGGAGGCTGCAGAAGATGTGCATGGAGAGGCAATACACGCACCAAAAAAATAGGAGGAAGGCATGAGCGAGATTATAGACATATATGCAAGAGAGGTAATAGATTCAAGAGGCAACCCAACAGTAGAGGTGGATGTGCTACTTGAAAGCGGGGCAATAGGAAGGGCTATTGTTCCATCAGGGGCATCAACTGGCGAAAGAGAAGCCCTTGAACTTAGAGATGGAAATAAAAAGAGATTTCACGGTAAAGGTGTATTAAAGGCAATAAAAAATGTAATGGAAGAAATAGCACCAAAACTAAGAGGTATTGAATCACAAGAGCAAGCACTCATAGACAACACCATGATAGAGCTTGATGGCACAGAAAATAAAAGCAGACTTGGTGCAAATGCAATATTAGGGGTATCAATGGCAGTATGCCATGCATCAGCAAGTGAACTCGGCCTTCCACTTTACAGATATATAGGTGGATGTAATGCAAGACAACTTCCTGTGCCAATGATGAACATAATGAATGGCGGAGTGCATGCTGACAATAATCTTGACATTCAGGAATTTATGATAATGCCTGTTGGCTTTGACAATTTCTCTGGAGCACTGCAAGCAGCATCAGAGATATTTCATACACTAAAGTCTATTTTAAAAAAGAAAAAACTCAATACTGCTGTTGGAGACGAAGGAGGTTTTGCTCCAAACCTTGATACAAATGAGGAGGCACTGTCAATAATAATGCAAGCAATTACAGAGAGCGGATATAAACCGGGTAAAGATGTGCTTCTTGCTCTGGATGCAGCATCTTCTGAATTTTATGAAAAAGGCAAATACAATTTCGAAGGAAAAAAAATTACATCTAATGAGCTTGTTGATTACTATGAGATGCTTGTAAATAAATATCCTATACTTTCCATAGAAGATGGCATGGCAGAGGCTGACTGGAATGGCTGGAAATTACTTACAGAAAGGCTTGGCAAAAAAATACAGCTTGTTGGAGACGATATATTTGTAACAAATACCAAAATATTCAAAAAAGGGTTAGAGAAAGGCATTGCAAACTCAATATTGATAAAGCTTAATCAGATAGGTACTGTCACAGAAACACTCGATGCAATTGAGATGGCAAAAAAGGCAAAATACACAGCAGTAATATCTCACAGGTCAGGCGAAACAGAAGACACGACCATCGCTGATCTATCAGTTGCATGCAATACAGGCTTTATAAAGACGGGATCTCTATCAAGAAGCGAAAGAATAGCAAAATATAACCAGCTTTTGAGAATAGAAGAAGAGCTTGCAGAAGCAGCAATATTCAAAGGCAAAGAGGCATTTTATAATTTAAAGTAATCCCCGATAATTAAAATATGAGAGGCAGAATACAACCACGAAATCTCAGACAGCAAGTTAAGATAGAAAGAAAAAAACGCAATGTGATATTTTTCGCAACAATTACATTTGCCCTCATCTATATAAGCATTTCTCTGCTCTTTGGAGATATGGGATTTATAAAATATCTGAAACTCAAAAAAATCAAAAGCACACTCGAAACAGAAATAATCACTCTCGAAAAAGAAAATAAAATGCTTCAGGCACAGATAAAGGCATTAAAAGAAGATCCATATTATATAGAAAAATATGCAAGAGAAGAATTCGGCATGGCAAGACCTGATGAATATATATTTCAATTTGAGAATGATAAAAATTAAGTAAAAACACAAATCAACCCATGAACTACCCTCTTTACATTGCATTTC from Dissulfurispira thermophila carries:
- the eno gene encoding phosphopyruvate hydratase codes for the protein MSEIIDIYAREVIDSRGNPTVEVDVLLESGAIGRAIVPSGASTGEREALELRDGNKKRFHGKGVLKAIKNVMEEIAPKLRGIESQEQALIDNTMIELDGTENKSRLGANAILGVSMAVCHASASELGLPLYRYIGGCNARQLPVPMMNIMNGGVHADNNLDIQEFMIMPVGFDNFSGALQAASEIFHTLKSILKKKKLNTAVGDEGGFAPNLDTNEEALSIIMQAITESGYKPGKDVLLALDAASSEFYEKGKYNFEGKKITSNELVDYYEMLVNKYPILSIEDGMAEADWNGWKLLTERLGKKIQLVGDDIFVTNTKIFKKGLEKGIANSILIKLNQIGTVTETLDAIEMAKKAKYTAVISHRSGETEDTTIADLSVACNTGFIKTGSLSRSERIAKYNQLLRIEEELAEAAIFKGKEAFYNLK
- a CDS encoding FtsB family cell division protein, yielding MRGRIQPRNLRQQVKIERKKRNVIFFATITFALIYISISLLFGDMGFIKYLKLKKIKSTLETEIITLEKENKMLQAQIKALKEDPYYIEKYAREEFGMARPDEYIFQFENDKN